The Tenrec ecaudatus isolate mTenEca1 chromosome 7, mTenEca1.hap1, whole genome shotgun sequence genome window below encodes:
- the SF3B5 gene encoding splicing factor 3B subunit 5, which translates to MTDRYTIHSQLEHLQSKYIGTGHADTTKWEWLVNQHRDSYCSYMGHFDLLNYFAIAENESKARVRFNLMEKMLQPCGPPADKPEEN; encoded by the coding sequence ATGACTGACCGCTACACCATCCACAGTCAGCTGGAACACCTGCAGTCCAAGTACATCGGCACGGGCCACGCCGACACCACCAAGTGGGAGTGGCTGGTCAACCAGCACCGGGACTCGTACTGCTCCTACATGGGCCACTTCGACCTCCTCAACTACTTCGCCATCGCGGAGAATGAGAGCAAAGCACGGGTCCGCTTCAACCTGATGGAGAAGATGCTGCAGCCGTGCGGCCCGCCAGCCGACAAGCCCGAGGAGAACTGA